In one Rhodohalobacter sp. 614A genomic region, the following are encoded:
- the queG gene encoding tRNA epoxyqueuosine(34) reductase QueG: MDIHALTNKVRLKAYELGFDQCGFAKAGPLDPEAFRLEQWLNQNLHGSMGWMENYFDKRVDPTRLVPGAKSVVSVLASYHFPENVNHDEQTDQPKIAKYARGRDYHKVLKKRLKKLFQYTKELVGDINGRFFVDSAPVMDKAWAQRAGLGWIGKNSNLLNKTHGSFFLIGEMILDVPFVYDGPQTDHCGTCTKCIDACPTNAIHEPYKIDGNRCISYLTIELKEQMPEEYEEQIGDWAFGCDICQDVCPWNRKAEEGHIHDLKPRERVLSPPGSLWSELKEDEFDDIFEGSAVRRAGYDLFRHNAKLAELNIKKRTSSNSTE; this comes from the coding sequence ATGGATATACATGCCCTAACAAATAAAGTACGCCTGAAAGCCTATGAATTAGGATTCGACCAGTGCGGCTTCGCTAAAGCCGGACCGCTTGATCCCGAGGCATTCCGGCTGGAGCAGTGGTTAAATCAAAATTTACATGGTTCCATGGGGTGGATGGAAAACTATTTTGATAAGAGGGTTGATCCAACCAGGCTTGTGCCAGGAGCAAAAAGTGTGGTTAGTGTATTGGCAAGCTATCATTTTCCTGAAAATGTGAACCATGATGAACAAACAGATCAACCTAAAATTGCCAAATACGCGCGGGGACGAGATTATCACAAAGTTTTAAAAAAACGGCTAAAAAAACTTTTCCAATACACAAAAGAATTGGTTGGTGATATAAACGGACGCTTTTTTGTAGATTCGGCTCCCGTAATGGATAAAGCATGGGCCCAAAGAGCCGGACTTGGATGGATTGGCAAGAACAGCAATCTGCTCAACAAAACACACGGTTCGTTCTTTTTGATTGGTGAAATGATTTTAGATGTGCCGTTTGTATATGATGGCCCGCAAACGGATCACTGCGGAACCTGTACGAAATGTATTGACGCCTGCCCCACCAATGCTATTCATGAGCCATATAAAATAGACGGCAATCGCTGTATCTCTTACCTGACAATTGAGCTTAAAGAACAAATGCCTGAAGAGTATGAAGAACAAATCGGAGATTGGGCGTTCGGTTGTGATATTTGTCAGGATGTTTGCCCCTGGAACCGAAAAGCAGAAGAAGGACATATCCACGATTTAAAACCACGAGAGAGAGTTTTATCCCCTCCCGGATCATTATGGAGTGAACTAAAAGAAGATGAATTTGATGATATTTTTGAAGGAAGTGCTGTCAGGCGGGCCGGATATGATTTATTCCGCCATAATGCAAAGCTCGCTGAATTGAATATCAAAAAGAGAACGTCTTCAAACTCCACCGAATAG
- a CDS encoding TIGR00341 family protein: MPLRQIEVVIPKEGKEDFEHLLNDDSVEHYWNEHSESSGYLLKALVDANQTESFLDKAEHLMGEKKGYRLIMQEVEATLPRVKSQEEDEPSDQEGKEEPWEAPLQGIRVSREELYNDITDGVNLSGVYLAMVSFSTIVAALGMLRDSAAIVIGAMVIAPLLGPNVALALSTTLGDSSLFRKALKTNISGIGIALLISIVLGFILSVDASAYQLESRTQVHLSDIALALASGAAGVLAYTIGMSAAVIGVMVAVALLPPLVTAGLLIGDLQWGLAYYAILLLTTNIICVNLAAVATFTIQGIKPRTWYKAEKAKRVNKIAFSIWIVLLVILALLIFAT; encoded by the coding sequence ATGCCACTTCGACAAATAGAAGTTGTTATTCCCAAAGAAGGCAAAGAGGATTTCGAACATCTTTTAAACGATGATAGTGTTGAGCACTATTGGAATGAACATTCTGAAAGCTCCGGATATCTGCTAAAAGCATTGGTTGATGCTAATCAAACTGAATCCTTTTTAGATAAAGCTGAGCACCTGATGGGAGAGAAAAAAGGGTACAGGCTTATCATGCAGGAAGTGGAGGCTACGTTGCCAAGGGTAAAATCCCAGGAAGAGGATGAGCCTTCCGATCAAGAAGGAAAGGAAGAACCGTGGGAGGCACCGCTACAGGGAATTCGCGTGAGCAGAGAGGAGCTATACAATGATATTACCGATGGTGTGAATCTTTCAGGAGTTTACCTCGCTATGGTTTCATTTTCCACGATTGTGGCAGCATTGGGTATGCTCCGGGATAGTGCAGCCATTGTTATTGGTGCAATGGTAATCGCTCCGCTCTTAGGGCCTAATGTTGCACTGGCACTTTCAACCACTCTTGGGGATTCTTCATTATTCAGAAAGGCACTCAAAACGAATATTAGCGGCATCGGAATTGCATTGTTGATTTCAATTGTGCTTGGATTCATTTTATCGGTAGATGCTTCCGCTTATCAGCTTGAAAGCAGAACCCAGGTGCATTTATCGGATATTGCACTCGCTCTTGCCTCCGGTGCGGCTGGTGTGTTAGCCTACACAATTGGTATGTCTGCGGCGGTAATCGGTGTGATGGTTGCGGTTGCTTTACTGCCCCCGCTGGTAACGGCCGGACTGCTGATTGGTGACTTACAGTGGGGCTTGGCTTATTATGCCATTTTGCTCTTAACAACCAACATTATCTGCGTGAATCTTGCTGCCGTTGCTACATTTACAATCCAGGGAATAAAACCACGGACGTGGTATAAAGCAGAAAAAGCGAAGAGAGTTAACAAGATTGCTTTCTCAATTTGGATTGTACTTCTTGTGATTCTTGCATTACTAATCTTTGCAACGTGA
- a CDS encoding SDR family NAD(P)-dependent oxidoreductase, producing the protein MSYKESSVLITGASQGIGRSIAITFAASTRRPLLLLARNQKNLEETKRLCEQTGAERVEILVCDATRMEDVLNVIIPDGFPDPGILINNAGSYLYKSLSETTDEEFRHQMETNLFAAVHIVKRFLPSLRKLDRALIINICSVGALKGLSDSGAYSSSKHALLGYTRSLREELKITDIGVTAVNLGQTHSTSWEASDMSPERLINPTDVANLLVAISELSPRSVVEEIIIQPQHGKVPPM; encoded by the coding sequence ATGAGCTATAAAGAATCATCCGTTCTTATTACAGGGGCCAGCCAGGGAATCGGCCGAAGCATTGCTATTACCTTTGCCGCCTCAACAAGAAGACCTTTATTGCTGCTTGCACGAAATCAAAAAAATCTTGAGGAAACCAAACGTCTATGCGAGCAAACAGGGGCGGAAAGGGTAGAAATACTGGTTTGTGATGCCACCCGTATGGAAGATGTTTTAAACGTAATAATTCCGGATGGTTTTCCTGATCCGGGAATTCTCATCAATAATGCCGGAAGTTATCTGTACAAATCACTTTCTGAAACGACTGATGAAGAATTTCGCCATCAAATGGAAACGAACCTTTTTGCAGCCGTTCATATCGTGAAGCGTTTTCTTCCGTCTCTTCGAAAGCTTGACCGCGCGCTGATTATCAATATCTGTTCAGTAGGAGCATTAAAAGGCCTTTCAGATAGCGGTGCCTATTCCTCGTCTAAGCATGCACTTTTAGGATATACCCGGTCGTTGCGAGAGGAATTAAAAATAACAGACATTGGAGTAACGGCAGTTAATCTTGGACAAACACATTCAACTTCCTGGGAGGCTTCCGATATGAGTCCCGAGCGATTAATAAACCCGACGGATGTTGCAAATTTATTGGTTGCAATCTCAGAACTTTCACCCAGAAGTGTTGTTGAAGAAATCATCATTCAACCTCAACATGGAAAAGTACCACCCATGTAA
- a CDS encoding 7-carboxy-7-deazaguanine synthase QueE: MFSTKEHTKKKGEVTSGLDAVLYPLMEDFYTIQGEGAHTGRASYFIRLAGCDVQCWWCDVKDSWDETKHPKVKTGDLVQRAVDSGAPFAVITGGEPLLHNLEPLTVRLKDHGLKVHIETSGSSPLSGHLDWITLSPKRFKKPLDEVFPYVDELKVVVLTNKDLQWAEVNAQKCPEHTKLLLQPEWDTPKSIDLIVDYVKDNPEWGISLQTHKFLNVP; this comes from the coding sequence ATGTTTAGCACAAAGGAACATACAAAGAAAAAGGGTGAAGTAACTTCCGGGTTGGATGCGGTTCTGTATCCACTGATGGAAGATTTTTATACGATTCAGGGAGAAGGAGCTCATACGGGCCGGGCATCATATTTCATCCGCCTGGCTGGTTGCGATGTGCAATGCTGGTGGTGTGATGTAAAAGACAGCTGGGATGAGACAAAACATCCAAAAGTAAAAACGGGAGATCTTGTACAGCGAGCAGTGGATAGTGGCGCGCCTTTCGCCGTGATTACCGGTGGTGAACCACTGCTTCATAATTTGGAACCCTTGACGGTAAGATTGAAAGATCATGGACTTAAAGTTCATATTGAGACAAGTGGTTCATCTCCGTTATCCGGTCATTTAGATTGGATTACTCTATCTCCCAAAAGATTCAAAAAACCTCTTGACGAGGTTTTTCCTTATGTGGATGAATTAAAGGTAGTTGTACTAACGAACAAGGATCTTCAATGGGCTGAAGTGAATGCTCAAAAATGTCCTGAACACACGAAACTTCTTCTGCAGCCCGAGTGGGATACACCCAAGTCCATAGATCTGATTGTCGATTATGTTAAAGATAATCCCGAATGGGGAATCAGTCTCCAGACGCATAAATTTCTGAATGTTCCATAA
- a CDS encoding 6-pyruvoyl trahydropterin synthase family protein — MPTWTLHTEFKFDAAHFIDGYDGKCGRMHGHSYKVYIAAKSHKLNPSKYLKSADMVCDFKELKWAASVAEKGGLDHTVLNEEIQGSTTAERIAEYIHKETKARIPDGIDLTVTVWETDTSWVEYTDKDV; from the coding sequence ATGCCAACCTGGACATTACATACAGAGTTTAAATTTGATGCCGCTCATTTTATCGATGGATACGATGGGAAGTGTGGAAGAATGCACGGCCATTCCTACAAGGTGTATATTGCTGCAAAATCCCACAAACTCAATCCGTCGAAATATCTAAAATCAGCGGATATGGTTTGCGATTTTAAAGAGTTGAAATGGGCCGCCTCAGTGGCTGAAAAAGGAGGGTTGGATCATACTGTACTGAATGAGGAGATACAGGGATCTACTACAGCAGAACGAATTGCAGAATATATCCATAAAGAGACAAAAGCACGGATTCCAGATGGAATTGACTTAACAGTCACCGTTTGGGAGACAGATACAAGCTGGGTTGAATACACCGACAAAGATGTTTAG
- a CDS encoding inorganic pyrophosphatase has product MNFPNPFFRWRPHPWHGLEIGEAAPSIVNAFIEVTSFDAIKYEVDKMTGYMRVDRPQRSSSMPPSLYGFIPRTYCGDRIGSLSKHTEKGDGDPLDICVLSERPIDRAEVILSARVVGGLHMIDHGEADDKIISVLNNDTYYSNVEDINDLPDVLIERLRHYFSTYKLIPGKKETDVFVDRVYGRDEAKDVIEASMADYVDMFGE; this is encoded by the coding sequence GTGAATTTTCCCAATCCTTTTTTTCGATGGCGACCGCATCCATGGCACGGTTTGGAGATCGGTGAAGCAGCCCCATCCATCGTTAATGCTTTTATAGAAGTAACATCTTTTGATGCCATAAAATATGAAGTCGATAAAATGACAGGGTACATGCGCGTGGATCGGCCTCAGCGTAGTTCATCCATGCCACCGTCTTTATATGGATTTATCCCCAGAACTTATTGTGGAGACCGAATCGGTTCTCTCTCCAAACACACTGAAAAAGGAGATGGAGATCCTCTGGATATCTGTGTTCTCAGCGAACGCCCCATTGACAGAGCGGAGGTTATTTTAAGTGCCCGTGTAGTGGGTGGGCTTCACATGATCGATCATGGAGAGGCAGATGATAAAATTATCTCAGTTCTGAATAATGATACATATTATTCTAACGTGGAGGATATCAATGATCTTCCCGATGTATTGATTGAGAGATTACGGCACTATTTCAGTACCTATAAACTGATTCCGGGGAAAAAAGAGACGGATGTTTTCGTAGACAGAGTTTACGGCCGTGATGAAGCCAAAGACGTAATTGAAGCCTCTATGGCAGATTATGTGGATATGTTTGGTGAGTAG
- the prfA gene encoding peptide chain release factor 1, translated as MDLEGKLQQIKERYEEINQAMADPAIYDRPKEYAELTKEHTQLKELVDDFDEWRSLSHQIEGNSELIEMNEDPELTDMAREENKEMKTRLEELEEEIKYKLIPKDPDDSKNCIIEIRAGTGGDEAALFAGDLFDMYRRYADSQKWSQSILSVAESEKGGFKEIVFELSGNEVYGKMKYESGVHRVQRVPETESQGRVHTSAATVAVLPEVNDDVEINIDMNEVRVDTFRASGAGGQHVNKTDSAIRLTHEPTGVVVECQQERSQHQNKEKALLMLKTKLYDMEMEKIRSERAADRKSQVSTGDRSAKIRTYNFPQGRFTDHRINLTLYNLDDILKGNIGEVIKALRVEENLEKLNAIMD; from the coding sequence ATGGATTTAGAAGGAAAGTTACAACAGATAAAAGAACGTTACGAAGAGATTAACCAGGCAATGGCCGATCCGGCAATTTATGACAGGCCAAAAGAGTATGCCGAACTCACCAAAGAGCACACACAGTTAAAGGAACTTGTTGACGATTTTGATGAATGGCGCTCACTCTCCCACCAAATTGAAGGGAATAGCGAACTCATTGAGATGAATGAAGATCCTGAGCTAACCGATATGGCCAGGGAAGAGAACAAGGAAATGAAGACAAGGCTTGAAGAACTTGAGGAGGAGATTAAGTACAAGCTCATCCCAAAAGATCCCGATGACTCCAAGAACTGTATTATTGAAATTCGTGCCGGTACCGGTGGTGATGAAGCCGCACTTTTTGCCGGTGACCTGTTTGATATGTACCGGCGTTATGCCGATTCACAGAAATGGTCGCAGAGTATTTTGTCTGTCGCGGAAAGTGAAAAAGGTGGTTTTAAGGAAATTGTATTCGAACTTTCCGGCAATGAAGTTTATGGGAAGATGAAATACGAGAGTGGTGTGCATCGGGTTCAGCGGGTTCCAGAAACAGAATCCCAGGGACGTGTACACACATCTGCAGCTACGGTTGCTGTTCTCCCCGAAGTAAATGATGATGTGGAGATCAATATTGATATGAATGAAGTGCGCGTGGATACATTCCGGGCGAGTGGTGCTGGTGGTCAGCACGTAAACAAAACAGATTCGGCTATTCGTTTGACTCACGAACCGACCGGTGTGGTTGTCGAGTGTCAGCAGGAGAGATCACAACATCAAAATAAAGAGAAAGCGTTATTGATGTTGAAAACCAAGCTTTATGATATGGAGATGGAAAAAATTCGATCCGAACGTGCGGCTGATCGAAAAAGCCAGGTATCTACCGGTGACCGAAGTGCTAAAATCCGGACATACAATTTCCCGCAGGGCCGGTTTACAGATCATCGCATAAATCTCACTCTTTACAATCTTGATGATATTTTGAAAGGAAATATTGGCGAAGTGATTAAAGCCTTACGGGTAGAGGAGAATCTTGAGAAGCTGAATGCAATAATGGATTAA
- a CDS encoding 5-(carboxyamino)imidazole ribonucleotide synthase yields MRSLHSVCDDESIYILSPPSLFFDKQNQYLQTKIEIRLFMKNPLSSNFVIGFLGAGQLARMSSLQAFRYGMQVAVFSDRPEDEPVQFMTPHSFSGSFEEVDSMVEFAQACDVITLENEFIDSSILQNLQDKSGTPIYPSPKSFSLIENKLIEKQTFENAGIPVTPYSLVKTEEDLNQFGKNHGWPYLLKSSKGGYDGYGNETVKNMDEAKDAFQKLGGSKGYDILAEAFVDFTHELAVQVARNENGYVVYPCCETVQENHICVAVKSPAPVEKSIRERAQELAIKATEAIEGKGIFAYEFFLTPEGDVLLNESAPRPHNSGHYTIEGCITSQFENHVRAVCGLPLGDTGLIKPAVAMINLLGNHQRNAVVENTQEAVSEPNGHLHSYGKLQSKPGRKMAHYTLLGDDLESTYERARHLTEKIEI; encoded by the coding sequence ATGAGATCACTTCACTCCGTTTGTGATGACGAGTCTATTTACATCCTCAGTCCGCCATCCCTATTTTTTGACAAGCAGAATCAATACCTTCAAACAAAAATTGAAATCAGATTATTTATGAAAAACCCGCTTTCATCAAACTTTGTCATTGGATTTTTAGGAGCCGGCCAGCTTGCCCGAATGTCATCCCTGCAGGCTTTTCGATATGGAATGCAGGTTGCTGTTTTTTCTGACAGGCCGGAAGATGAACCTGTTCAATTTATGACGCCTCACTCCTTCAGCGGATCATTTGAAGAGGTGGATTCAATGGTAGAATTTGCCCAAGCCTGCGATGTCATTACTCTTGAAAATGAGTTTATCGATTCATCCATACTCCAGAATTTACAGGATAAATCCGGTACGCCCATTTATCCCTCACCAAAAAGTTTTTCTCTTATTGAAAATAAACTGATTGAAAAACAGACATTTGAAAATGCCGGGATTCCGGTTACGCCTTATTCACTGGTAAAAACAGAAGAAGATTTAAATCAATTCGGGAAAAACCATGGATGGCCCTATTTACTAAAATCATCTAAAGGCGGCTATGACGGCTATGGCAATGAAACGGTAAAGAATATGGATGAGGCAAAAGACGCGTTCCAAAAGCTGGGTGGCTCCAAAGGATATGACATCCTCGCCGAGGCATTTGTGGACTTTACACACGAACTGGCCGTTCAGGTAGCGCGAAATGAAAATGGCTATGTCGTTTACCCATGCTGTGAAACAGTTCAGGAAAATCATATCTGTGTGGCAGTGAAATCTCCCGCTCCGGTTGAAAAATCTATCCGGGAACGAGCGCAGGAACTTGCCATAAAAGCCACTGAAGCGATTGAAGGAAAAGGGATCTTCGCCTACGAATTCTTTCTTACACCGGAAGGCGATGTTCTATTGAATGAATCTGCACCTCGTCCTCATAACTCCGGCCATTATACTATTGAAGGATGCATCACTTCCCAGTTTGAAAACCATGTACGGGCCGTTTGTGGTTTGCCTTTGGGAGATACAGGTTTGATTAAGCCGGCCGTTGCCATGATTAACCTGCTTGGAAATCATCAGCGAAATGCAGTTGTTGAAAATACACAAGAAGCGGTTTCTGAGCCAAACGGTCATCTTCATTCTTATGGAAAACTGCAAAGTAAACCGGGACGAAAAATGGCGCACTATACCCTTTTAGGGGATGATCTGGAATCAACTTATGAGCGCGCACGGCACCTAACGGAAAAGATTGAAATCTAA
- a CDS encoding sugar phosphate isomerase/epimerase family protein: MNNNKKNKNSVSRRQFIGTSLSLATGMFVGAGSAFGAPAFIKNLAKPDSKIKGVQIGTITYSFRSMQDQSAEAILKAVVDTGISAVELMGDPAELYAGRPENPVDRWAYFSLMRKSRDEALTNEEQQQMEQMQAQMEEYNQHVAEWRSRASMDKFVELKNMFNDAGVSIYAWKPDAFNANSTDEEINYAFEAARALGAKSCTRELPEEASLSDRLGEIASKHEIYMGYHNHTQATPTLWDTALQQSQYNSMNLDIGHWVAAGNPSILDFIREKHDRITSIHVKDRQIPDNGAGNLVWGEGDTPIAEVLNLMSEESYSFPATVELEYQVPEGSNAVAEVKRCFEYCKNALNA; the protein is encoded by the coding sequence ATGAATAACAATAAGAAGAATAAAAATTCAGTATCGCGTCGCCAATTCATCGGGACTTCATTGTCTTTGGCTACGGGAATGTTTGTTGGAGCCGGTTCAGCTTTTGGCGCCCCTGCGTTTATTAAAAACCTCGCCAAACCTGATTCCAAAATAAAGGGTGTACAAATTGGGACAATCACATATTCGTTTCGAAGCATGCAGGACCAGAGTGCAGAAGCCATTCTAAAAGCTGTTGTTGACACCGGAATCAGTGCCGTCGAACTCATGGGTGATCCTGCCGAACTATACGCAGGCCGTCCTGAAAATCCTGTGGATCGCTGGGCGTACTTCTCCCTGATGAGAAAATCCAGAGATGAAGCCCTGACGAACGAAGAACAACAACAAATGGAACAGATGCAGGCTCAAATGGAAGAATACAATCAACACGTGGCCGAGTGGAGATCCCGTGCTTCCATGGATAAATTTGTGGAACTTAAAAACATGTTTAACGATGCGGGTGTAAGTATCTATGCATGGAAACCAGATGCGTTTAATGCAAATAGCACTGACGAAGAAATCAATTATGCATTTGAAGCGGCAAGGGCTCTGGGCGCAAAATCCTGTACACGAGAACTGCCTGAAGAGGCATCGCTTTCTGACCGGTTGGGAGAGATTGCTTCAAAACATGAAATCTACATGGGCTATCATAATCACACGCAAGCCACGCCCACCCTTTGGGATACAGCACTTCAACAGTCTCAATACAATTCCATGAACTTAGACATTGGTCACTGGGTGGCGGCCGGCAATCCAAGCATTTTGGATTTCATCCGTGAAAAACACGACCGGATTACAAGTATTCACGTGAAAGATCGTCAAATTCCCGACAACGGAGCTGGTAACCTTGTGTGGGGTGAGGGTGATACACCTATCGCCGAAGTACTCAACTTAATGAGTGAAGAAAGTTACTCTTTCCCTGCCACAGTTGAACTCGAATACCAGGTTCCGGAAGGGTCGAATGCCGTAGCGGAAGTAAAACGATGTTTCGAATATTGCAAAAATGCTTTGAATGCTTAA
- a CDS encoding 3-keto-disaccharide hydrolase, producing the protein MKKIALLLFPFILFTFSTFAQSANEDWISLFDGESFDGWEAAENPETFSIEDGKIAVHGPRAHLFYMGAAENHDFDDFVFKADVMTTPGSNSGIFFHTQYQEEGWPAHGYEAQVNNSFDADPRRTASLYNVDDNTEVIFPDDEWFTMTIQVEGQHITIMVNDEVITDYTEPEDVDRGTNVLSSGTFALQGHDPDSKVYFKNIKVKPL; encoded by the coding sequence ATGAAGAAAATTGCACTTCTACTTTTCCCTTTCATCCTGTTTACATTTTCCACGTTTGCACAATCTGCAAATGAAGATTGGATTTCTCTCTTTGATGGCGAATCTTTTGATGGCTGGGAAGCAGCCGAGAATCCTGAAACGTTCTCCATTGAAGATGGGAAAATTGCAGTTCACGGACCGCGGGCCCACCTGTTTTATATGGGGGCGGCAGAAAATCATGATTTTGATGATTTCGTTTTCAAAGCTGATGTTATGACAACACCCGGTTCCAATTCAGGTATCTTCTTCCACACCCAATATCAAGAAGAAGGATGGCCGGCACACGGGTATGAAGCCCAGGTAAATAACTCTTTTGATGCAGATCCCCGAAGAACGGCAAGTTTATATAATGTTGATGATAACACTGAAGTTATCTTTCCTGATGATGAATGGTTTACCATGACCATTCAGGTGGAAGGCCAACACATCACTATTATGGTAAATGATGAAGTGATAACAGATTACACTGAACCGGAAGATGTGGATCGGGGGACGAATGTTCTGTCCAGCGGCACGTTTGCCTTACAAGGACATGATCCTGACAGTAAAGTCTATTTCAAAAATATAAAGGTGAAACCCCTGTAA
- a CDS encoding sensor histidine kinase has translation MHSFDEIVVSKPEEIEKRLRLLHKIVSQKSHNLDDHLFRALKMTTQLLGMEVGILSSISGDTYTVINHYSKNSGLENGQTFNLGETYCSITIEKNKVVAINEMQLSEHRKHPCYEVFKLESYIGIPIYIDDQLYGTINFSSPDPKKPGFLEADKTLVKLLAEWTASVIRRKSIEESYKESEKLYKLISTNSADLICLHDPDGKFRFVSPSSEYLLGYKPAELLGKNPYEFHHPEDIERVKEQSHNQALENNLITSIQYRFKKKNGEYIWLDTATQPIKNDKGEVINLQTTSRDITARKKLEILFSEAQQMANVGGWEFDIKSGKLTWTDEVYRIHEKPVGEKVFVEEGLSYYPSDARTKIEEAIEYTMETGKKYDVALPFVTAKGNHKWVRAIGQALFLEKKPYKLRGTFQDITKYKEYEQKIKDQNTRLKEVTETRDKLYSIIGHDLKNTFFGLFGLISMMKENTETNEQSFDELIEHFDLLQTSTKQAYQLLENLLEWIKMQQHNVSFIPREANIAELIQESIDVQVVVAQNKNISIETSLSECPPVSCDPEMIKTCMRNLISNAVKFSPFNSSIQVSAFPTESNITVSVKDSGIGMPEKVRQSLFDPANRPKRQGTDSERGTGLGLLLCKEFVDLHGGTIEVNSTEGKGSEFVFTIPFQNKL, from the coding sequence ATGCACTCTTTCGACGAAATAGTAGTATCCAAACCGGAAGAGATTGAAAAAAGACTGAGACTACTCCATAAAATTGTCTCTCAAAAAAGTCACAATCTCGATGATCACCTTTTCAGAGCTCTGAAAATGACTACCCAATTGCTTGGAATGGAAGTCGGTATTCTAAGTTCAATATCAGGAGATACTTATACGGTAATTAATCATTATTCAAAAAATAGCGGGCTCGAAAACGGTCAGACATTCAATCTTGGTGAAACCTACTGCAGCATCACGATTGAAAAGAACAAAGTTGTAGCTATTAATGAAATGCAGTTAAGCGAGCATCGCAAGCATCCCTGTTACGAGGTTTTTAAACTCGAATCGTATATTGGCATCCCTATTTATATTGATGATCAACTTTACGGTACGATAAACTTTTCAAGTCCAGACCCAAAAAAACCGGGCTTTTTAGAAGCAGATAAAACTTTGGTTAAGCTACTTGCAGAATGGACGGCTTCCGTTATCCGAAGAAAATCGATCGAAGAAAGCTATAAGGAAAGTGAAAAGTTATACAAGCTCATATCTACCAACTCGGCCGACCTTATTTGTTTGCATGATCCCGATGGAAAATTTCGTTTTGTTTCCCCCTCTTCTGAATATCTTTTAGGCTATAAACCTGCAGAGTTACTGGGGAAAAATCCATACGAATTTCATCATCCGGAGGATATAGAAAGAGTAAAAGAACAATCTCATAATCAGGCATTAGAGAATAATCTTATAACGAGCATTCAATACAGATTTAAAAAGAAAAACGGGGAGTACATCTGGCTCGATACTGCCACTCAACCTATCAAGAATGACAAAGGAGAAGTCATAAATTTACAGACGACTTCAAGAGATATTACTGCTCGTAAAAAGCTGGAAATATTATTCTCTGAAGCACAGCAAATGGCTAATGTTGGTGGATGGGAATTTGATATAAAAAGTGGAAAGCTGACCTGGACGGATGAAGTTTACAGAATTCATGAAAAACCCGTTGGAGAAAAAGTTTTTGTTGAAGAAGGACTGAGCTATTACCCTAGCGATGCCAGGACAAAAATAGAGGAAGCAATTGAATACACCATGGAAACGGGAAAAAAATATGATGTTGCTCTCCCGTTTGTAACGGCAAAAGGAAATCATAAATGGGTACGTGCTATTGGCCAGGCACTTTTCCTTGAGAAAAAACCCTACAAATTGAGAGGGACTTTCCAGGATATCACGAAGTACAAGGAGTACGAACAGAAAATCAAAGACCAAAATACCCGGTTGAAAGAGGTCACCGAAACCCGTGATAAATTATATTCCATTATTGGACATGATTTAAAAAACACCTTCTTCGGCCTGTTTGGTTTGATCAGTATGATGAAAGAGAATACGGAAACAAACGAGCAATCTTTTGACGAACTAATCGAACATTTTGACCTGCTTCAAACCTCAACAAAACAAGCGTATCAACTTTTAGAAAACCTGCTTGAATGGATAAAAATGCAGCAACATAATGTCTCATTTATTCCGAGAGAAGCAAACATTGCCGAACTCATTCAGGAAAGTATCGACGTTCAGGTAGTTGTAGCTCAAAACAAAAACATATCAATTGAGACCAGTTTAAGTGAATGTCCACCTGTTTCTTGTGATCCTGAAATGATCAAAACCTGTATGAGAAATCTTATTTCAAATGCCGTGAAATTTTCGCCTTTCAATTCATCCATTCAAGTTTCTGCATTTCCAACAGAAAGTAATATTACGGTAAGTGTCAAAGATTCTGGTATCGGCATGCCCGAAAAGGTGAGACAATCTTTGTTTGACCCGGCAAACCGGCCTAAACGTCAGGGTACAGATAGTGAAAGAGGAACCGGTTTGGGGCTGCTGTTATGCAAGGAATTTGTGGATCTGCACGGAGGTACAATTGAGGTAAACAGCACAGAAGGTAAAGGTTCCGAGTTTGTCTTTACTATTCCATTCCAAAACAAGTTGTAA